In Brienomyrus brachyistius isolate T26 chromosome 3, BBRACH_0.4, whole genome shotgun sequence, the following proteins share a genomic window:
- the bmp5 gene encoding bone morphogenetic protein 5 — MKPLALLCGGTIGLLWSCLGVLHSVRCGWGDNHVHSSFIYRRLRNHERREIQREILSILGLPHRPRPFSPGKQASSAPLFMLDLYNAMSTEDDDGILGGPGKGSLERSQGSSRRGHHGPPHGYSRAPQPYRAAPLTSQSPPLATSHDTNFLNDADMVMSFVNLVERDKDFSHQRRHHKEFRFDLTQIPDGEAVTAAEFRIYKDRSHARYENATLKVSIYQVTKEYPNKDAETFLLDSKKVRASDGGWLVFDITATSNHWVLNPQQNMGLQLVVETMDGRSINSKSAGMIGRSGPQAKQPFLVAFFKASEVLLRSVRAAGGKRKNQNRNKSAGQQGTSRALKGGDQNTSEQKQACKKHELYVSFRDLGWQDWIIAPEGYAAFYCDGECSFPLNAHMNATNHAIVQTLVHLMFPDNVPKPCCAPTKLNAISVLYFDDSSNVILKKYRNMVVRSCGCH; from the exons ATGAAGCCGTTAGCGCTTTTGTGTGGGGGCACCATCGGACTTCTGTGGAGCTGCCTAGGCGTCCTGCACTCCGTTCGCTGTGGCTGGGGCGACAACCATGTGCATTCAAGTTTTATTTACAGAAGGTTGCGCAACCACGAACGGAGGGAGATCCAGAGGGAGATCCTGTCCATCCTGGGCTTACCGCACCGGCCGCGGCCCTTCTCTCCGGGCAAACAAGCATCATCTGCCCCCCTCTTCATGCTTGACCTGTACAATGCCATGTCCACCGAAGACGACGACGGGATCCTGGGCGGCCCTGGAAAGGGCTCCCTGGAAAGGAGCCAGGGAAGCTCTCGCAGAGGTCACCATGGGCCCCCACATGGCTACTCCCGTGCACCTCAGCCGTACCGCGCTGCCCCCCTGACCAGCCAAAGTCCCCCCCTGGCCACTTCACATGATACCAACTTTCTCAACGACGCCGATATGGTTATGAGCTTCGTCAATCTAG TTGAGAGAGATAAAGATTTCTCACACCAGCGAAGGCACCACAAGGAGTTCCGGTTCGACCTGACCCAGATCCCGGATGGGGAGGCGGTGACAGCCGCCGAGTTTCGGATTTACAAAGACCGCAGCCATGCCCGCTATGAGAATGCCACCCTGAAGGTCAGCATTTACCAGGTCACCAAAGAGTATCCGAACAA GGATGCAGAGACATTCCTGTTGGACTCCAAAAAGGTCAGGGCTTCTGACGGAGGCTGGCTGGTCTTTGATATCACAGCGACTAGCAACCATtgggtccttaacccccagcagAACATGGGCCTGCAGCTGGTCGTGGAAACCATGGATG GCCGGAGCATCAACAGCAAGTCGGCGGGCATGATCGGGAGGAGCGGCCCGCAGGCCAAGCAGCCCTTCCTAGTGGCGTTCTTCAAGGCCAGTGAAGTGCTGCTGCGCTCCGTGCGGGCGGCGGGGGGCAAGCGCAAGAACCAGAACCGAAACAAGTCGGCAGGCCAGCAGGGCACCTCCAGGGCGCTGAAAGGCGGAG acCAAAACACCAGTGAACAGAAGCAAGCCTGCAAGAAACATGAACTCTATGTCAGCTTCCGGGACCTGGGATGGCAG GACTGGATCATTGCACCCGAGGGTTATGCTGCCTTTTACTGTGACGGGGAATGCTCATTCCCACTCAACGCACACATGAACGCCACCAATCATGCCATCGTGCAGACGCTG GTTCATCTGATGTTTCCCGACAATGTTCCCAAGCCGTGCTGCGCTCCGACCAAGCTGAATGCCATATCGGTGCTTTACTTCGATGACAGTTCAAATGTGATCCTGAAAAAGTACAGGAACATGGTAGTCAGGTCGTGTGGATGCCACTGA
- the LOC125739000 gene encoding uncharacterized protein LOC125739000: MQELSRDGLGLTQIMQELSRDGLGLTQNIQELSRDGLGLTQNMQELSRDGLGLTQIMQELSRDGLGLTQNMQELSRDGLGLTQNMQELSRDGLGLTQIMQELSRDGLGLTQNMQELSRDGLGLTQNMQELSRDGLGLTQIMQELSRDGLGLTQNMQELSRDGLGLTQNMQELSRDGLGLTQNMQELSQDGLGLTQNMQELSRDGLGLTQNMQELSRDGLGLTQNMQELSRDGLGLTQNMQELSRDGLGLTQNMQELSRDGLGLTQNMQELSRDGLGLTQNMQELSQDGLGLT, encoded by the exons ATGCAGGAGCTTTCACGGGATGGCCTGGGGCTCACGCAAATCATGCAGGAGCTTTCACGGGATGGCCTGGGGCTCACGCAAAACATACAGGAGCTTTCACGGGATGGCCTGGGGCTCACGCAAAACATGCAGGAGCTTTCACGGGATGGCCTGGGGCTCACGCAAATCATGCAGGAGCTTTCACGGGATGGCCTGGGGCTCACGCAAAACATGCAGGAGCTTTCACGGGATGGCCTGGGGCTCACGCAAAACATGCAGGAGCTTTCACGGGATGGCCTGGGGCTCACGCAAATCATGCAGGAGCTTTCACGGGATGGCCTGGGGCTCACGCAAAACATGCAGGAGCTTTCACGGGATGGCCTGGGGCTCACGCAAAACATGCAGGAGCTTTCACGGGATGGCCTGGGGCTCACGCAAATCATGCAGGAGCTTTCACGGGATGGCCTGGGGCTCACGCAAAACATGCAGGAGCTTTCACGGGATGGCCTGGGGCTCACGCAAAACATGCAGGAGCTTTCACGGGATGGCCTGGGGCTCACGCAAAACATGCAGGAGCTTTCACAGGATGGCCTGGGGCTCACGCAAAACATGCAGGAGCTTTCACGGGATGGCCTGGGGCTCACGCAAAACATGCAGGAGCTTTCACGGGATGGCCTGGGGCTCACGCAAAACATGCAGGAGCTTTCACGGGATGGCCTAGGGCTCACGCAAAACATGCAGGAGCTTTCACGGGATGGCCTGGGGCTCACGCAAAACATGCAGGAGCTTTCACGGGATGGCCTGGGGCTCACGCAAAACATGCAGGAGCTTTCACGGGATGGCCTGGGGCTCACGCAAAACATGCAGGAGCTTTCACAGGATGGC CTGGGGCTCACATAA